Genomic segment of Ranitomeya imitator isolate aRanImi1 chromosome 6, aRanImi1.pri, whole genome shotgun sequence:
ACTTTTTTATGTATTATTTTTTTAGATCCGTGGTAACAGAGGTTCTAGATGCCTAGAACGTTCCGACTGAAAACAAGCCTAGTACTGAGTCTGTACTTAGCTCTGTGTGCGCGCTCAGGAAGAAACTGTGCGCTCCTTTCGCCTGAGTTGTGCACCTCTCGATTGGTGAGGAGGGATCAGTGGGGGCCTCAGGGcccagacccccaccaatctgacaTTACAAGTACACTCAAACAATTAAAAACGTTGTATAAGTTTCATTGCTCTCTAAAAAGGACCTGTCAATTGCTATTAATATGTTACCTTTACCTGGAAAAAGTGCAGCTGATCTCCTGAATCCGGTATTGATCATTTTTTGTTCCTGGGCCTTtctgttccagagatatggacctcTCTTCCCTGCATATAAATCTCATCTTTTTAGCCAACTGGGTGTGATCCTAAAAAAGATGCTGATATAGAAGGGTTGTTGGCCACACCCACTTGGTTAAAatactagatttacatacagggaagaggggggcatctctcaggaatggagaggcgcagaaaCAAGAGGAAAATAATGCCAGATTCAAGAGAACAGCAGCGTTTACAAAAAGTTAACATTACATTTGTGATAGGAGCTTTTTAAAAAGGGTAGGAAAATGTCTTGGGCCATCAGCCACCCACTTTTTATTTGGGATGTCTCATATTAATACGACTATAAAAGTTCAGAAAGAATTCAATAAAGAACTTGCTGGATCCTTCTCACCAGTATGTGCTCTGATTTGCAGTTCGTTCCTGCTCATATTTGCGGATCTGCTCAGATATATATCGGGGGGAGATACAGCCCAGCGCCAGCCTGAAACACAGGAATAATTACAGGAGCGATGCACTGGCTCCTAACACTAATGTTATGTGTTTCATCATTCACTCCTGGACTGAAACTTACCATGGAGCAAATTTTGTAGAATAATCCACTCCTATCAGGCCATTACGAGAGTCTTTATAAGAGGCCACCAGATTCTGAAGAATAAAAAAAGTCACAGAAATAAACCACCAGAGATCAGAAGTCGGGATGATTCTCGGCAACGGGACGCGAGACTGGATTTATAATATATGTATGTAGCTTAAGGTGGAACTAGAACTATAAACAAGCGATCAAATTTATGGGAATATCATAGTGCCCCACCTTTCAATAAAATATGAAATACATACAAACACTGTAAATAGGATAAGAGAAAAGTAAAACGCGCTGCATACCCGTCTCCCCCACTACACCTGGCACAGCCAGCACCTTCCCATATCCCACCCTGGCACTGTCAGGAGGCATGATCTCGTAGTTCTGGCGGAATGGGTGGGTTTTAATTTTTAGGTTATTTACtatatttcttaatttttttttacattttgttagtCCCACTAGGGACCATGCAATCATTTAAACAATACCCTACAATACTTCTGTACTGCAGAAATCTGGCTGGTCAGCGTTCTCCTTTTTCGCCTCGCCTATAGCACGGATCACTAGGAGTACTAAGATGGCATACCTGGGATCCTTCATTAGAATGACTTTACAATTTATGGACACCCTGGAATCACACAGTGGACGGGACCAATGGGATAATACAGGGAGCTTACTCCTAAAGTCTAACAGAAGAGATGCCGCGGTCGCAACTGACCACAGCATGTAAGGTGTTAACTAGCTGGTCTGGAGATAGCGCCAATTCTGGAGCGACTCCTGCTATATAGAAATCTCAGCAAGTGCGCCCCCTAGTGCCTTCGGATGAAAATGAGAGATGGCGCCAAAGGATTAAAAATTATACAGATTACTAGTTTACACCTGTAGTTGCTAGTAGTACGCGTTTCTTGCCATGTGGTCAAGACAAAAAGAATGCTTAATTTTTATTCCCAAGTTTTATTACAATTGTTGGTAGCTCTCCACCCCCAATGATAAAATGTGCCGAACGTTTGACGAGCAGAACAGTAGTTGTCCCAAGAAATACAGAGCACCTTCATTACTTACCGAATCCCAGAAGTAATGCTGCAGTCTCTGCAAAGCTTGACTCTCACCACCGCTGCAGGGGAAAGCTGACCTTGGATCTGTCAGAGGTTCTGGCGACCATGACAAATAAATCCGGAATGTTAGAAAGAACCATAACACCATcccaaacaaaaaataataaagacCTAACAATATTCacagatgtttaaaaaaaaaactactttcAGGGTCTTCACAAGTGTAAACCATCTTCTCTGCTCATCGGACAATCTAATGGAAAGCTCCCACCAATCAGCAGTCGCTGATCAGCTGCAGCGGTCACACATCCCAAACCATCACCGTTCCTCCGATGTTGGTGAAGTATaaagtttttttcattattttagttTGCACAATTGAGCAATTATAAAAGTGTTTACAGCGCCTGCGGGTAGGTTCACACGACTGATTTAGCCACATATGTGAAAAACAGACCGATCATTAAAATCAGGGTTTCATCAGAGTGACATCAGTTTTTCTTGTctatggagagagaaaaaaaacgtTTCTCCACATTCTCCGTTCTGTCAGTcactgaaaatcagatcacaatggTGCGTCATCCAAGCGCAGATTTTtgtttgcattgccgattttgatctgacTCGAATAGCACTCATACAAGAAAGTCTGTCATTCACGGGCCCTAAGGCAGATATTACATTTAACCTTTTTTACACGCTTAGGTAATTGTATCACAGATGCTTTGATCAGGAAGAATTAATGACCATCCGGCAGAATGCTACAACCTTGCTGCCCAAAATCATCCACCGTCGGGACAGAGCCGTCCTCCAGGTCTGGTGGCAAAGACTTCACCTTCTCTGGCATCTGTAATGTTGGCCGTACTTTGCTTTGCGCCTCTACAGCTTTCCTGAACTGCGTATAGACATCCGGTAAACTACAAGATAACATGAAATCATTAGGTGCCCGTAGATACAGAACGTGGTCGGAGCGGGCCCCCACATGTGACATGGGCCCAATGTTTACATCAAAAAGGTCATTTTCATGACACCTGCCATTTTGAAAGCGTTACCTAGAGATGTGTCGGAAGGGTAGATCTTCCCGATGATACAACGTGGACCCCCAGATTGTATGAAACCTGACACCGTGCTGTGTGCAGACTTGTTTTACGGATTTCTCGACATCCAGCTCTTCCTTTGTTGCCTAAAGAGTAGTTGTTATAGGTCATTGATACGACTTGTCCAGGACATAGGCCTTGGGATAGGTGATGAATGTCAGcttggtgggggtccgacacccaACATCTCTACGATGCCGCTCCGGAGGCCAAGGGAAGGCTAGAGAATACGGAGAAGGAACGCTACAGCTCTGTGGCcaatctcaggtactgcagcacagctcTTACTGAAGTGAATGAGAGCGGAGCTACAGAACCCAAAGAAAAGGCCACTACACAGTGCACAGAGCTGTAGTGTTCCTACTCTGTAAGCTTCCAGCCAGGACTGtgaagtcggagtcgtggagttggaatcagagcccattttggtggagtcagagtcatggaaattgaggagtcggagttggaggtttggcttaccgactccacagtcctgtCAGGGCtttggagtcggagttggagtctaAGCCCATTTTGGTAGAGtcggagttggtgtcatggaaactgagaagtcggaggtttggcttaccaactccacagccctgcttccagcatattattattatagcgccatttattctatgtcgctttacatgtgaggagaggtatacataataaaaacaagcccaataatctttaacaatacaagtcatgtctggcacaggaggagtgaggaccctgcccacgagggctcacaatctacaagggatgggtgaggatacaataggcgagggtagagatagtcgtgcagcggtttggtcgatcggtggttactgcaggttgtaggcttgtcggaagaggtgggtcttcaggttatttttgaaggtttcgatggtaggcgagagtctgatatgttgtggtagagagttccagagtaggggtgatatgcgagagaaatcttgtatgcgattgtgggaagaggagataagaggggaatagagaaggagatcctgtgaggatcggaggttgcgtgcaggaaagtaccgggagacgaggtcacagatgtatggaggagacaggttgtggatggctttgtatgtcatggttagggttttgtactggagtctctgggcaatggggagccagtgaagggattgacagaggggagaggccggggaatagcggggggacaggtggattagtcaggcagctgagtttagaatagattggaggggcgcaagagtgttcgaggggaggccacagagcaagaggttgcagtagtcgaggcaggagatgatgagggcatggactagggtttttgcagattcttggttaaggaatgtacggatccgtgaaatatttttgagttgaatacGGCAAGAAGtggtaagggcttggatatgtggtttgaaggagagatcagtgtcaaggattaccccaaggcagcgagcttgtgggactggggagagtgggcagccgtttactgtaatggataggttcgttggggggcgcaaaagatgggggaaagattatgtattttgttttgtccatgttaagttttagaaatctagcggagaagaaggatgaaatagcggatagacattgagggattctggttagtagggcggtgatatctggtccagagatgtagatctgtgtgtcatcagcatagaggtgatactgaaagccatgagattctatgagctgtcccaggccaaaggtgtaaatggagaagagcaggggccctaggactgaaccttgcgggactctgacagatagggggcgaggtgaggagatggtgtgtgagtgggagacgctgaatgtccggtctgttaggtatgatgagatccaggatagggccaagtctatgataccaagagatgagagggtttgtagtaatagggaatggtccactgtgtcaaaggcagaggacaggtccaggaggaggaggacagagtagtgtcgcttgctcttggtggttagtaggtcattggtgaccttagttagagctgtttcagtggaatggtgtgaccggaagccagattgtaagcggtcgaagagggagcaggaagagagatgggacgacagttcaagatggacgtgttgttccagtagttttgaggcataggggagaagtgatatggggcgatagctagatgcagaggatgggtgaAGAGAGGGCTTCTTGAGGATAGGTGtgcttaaagcttgaggggaaaacaccagttgttagtgataggttgaagagatgggttagggttgggatgaagattgtggcgaggtttgggatgaagtgggaagagattgggtcaagtgcacaggtggtgagatgcgatcttgagagtagactggagagttgatcttctgtaatggtagagaagttggttttggaggtggagggctgggcattTGGGAGGAAGGACTCTGGggattgtcgactaaaactgtctctgaagttctcaatcttctgcttgaaaaatgaggcaaagtcttcagctgagatgagtggggagggaggaggtggtgggggacagaggagagagttgaaggtgttgaataactgtttagggttgtgagacagggaggatcctATAGATGAGAAGTAGATTCTCATGAGGGCCCTACTAATAGCCGAACATAGAGTAGCCAGGTGTCGGGCCTCCAATCACACGACAGTAAATTACTGTATGAGACGGCGGTCACAGACTGAACATACCTCTTCTTGTAGAGCCACGGCGGACACCGCACCAATCTGCTTGATCAGATCTTCAATGACATTTTCAGGTTGACCTCTTCTGAGTAGCAAATTGCTGTAAAGATACCAAGGATGATGAGAGTGGTGGTCTAAATTGTATGTTCCCAAATAAAACTAAAGTCCTACAATCAGCCTTAGACCATGGTGAcaccattcagtatttggtcagtattttgcatcagccaTGTGTGAACATACGTTTCCCTTCCTTTTTACTACAGTCCTACAATCAGTCTTACCTTCCTTTCTTCTGGAGTGTGTTTCTCAAGTCCTGCACACTTTCTAACAGAAACTTCAAGCGATGGGGTCCGGTCTTGGGGAAATTGTAGTAATGTGTTCCCAAATAGTGTCTTGGATCAAAGCAGTAGAGAGGGACGATGTGATCTGCATTTCTGTGAGCCCAGAGCAATACCTACAACATAAAGAAAATAGTGGACGTCTTCTGCACAGAAATAGGACCACCAGAAATCACAGGCGACCCCCGTATTCCCTACAGAGCTCCTCAGTATCTATTGCTCATTCTAAAGCCGCTGCCTATATAAACACAGCGGGCAGTCCAAGTCTGTAACCCcttttgcaaaatgacctccatatACAGCCACTACAGTGAAatttaatttaaaggggttgtccacctttggggacaattttttttaataacttaaatgcatgtaattggggctaaaaataattttgacaATTAAATTTCATTAAAGTTTTTGCACCTTTTATCTCCCAAAGCCTCGGTGTTGCCcgatctattgctggctgcagaatgagtcaacttcggctatgtgcacacgttgcggatctgcagcagttttccatgcggtgtacagtaccatgttaacctatggaaaaccaaatccgctgtgcacatgctgcaggaaaaaaagtgcggaaacgcagcggtgtattttccgcagcttgtcgattctttttgcggatctgcagcgtttctgcacccattgacttgcattgagtcaggcacatctgcagcaaacccgcagatgtaaaaaagatctgcggtttaactGCGGGGGAAACGCTGCAAATTGGGaggaggaagtgtgtgggtggagactgtatgCGTGTatagtgtgtgcgggcggggtctgtgggctgtccgggggtctgctgGGGCTTCTGTGGGGCTGTCCAGGGGTCTGCGTGGCTGTGAGGTGCtgtctgggggtctgtgcagggggtCAGTGGGCTGTGTGGCGCTGTccaggggtctgcggggctgtgcggcactgtccgggggtctgcgggctgtgcGGGGGGGTCTTTGGGGGGTTGATGTGTGTGAGTGCGCGAGTGCAgtgatcgtccgatgggactactagtcccatctggctatgcctactacagtgacagtgattgacacattagccaataatgggacagcagtagtcccatcatccggctaatgtgttgaatgtaaaaaaaaaacaaaaaaccccccacatacacacatatacagtacagacagtacatacaacatagattacatactcaccaatcacaccTTGATCCTGAAGcccttgctcacctgtaaaaaatattaaaataataaaccaacaatatactccctgatccgcagtaatcTAATTAATAcgattgtcccacgatgatctcctgtggagagctgccacatcagctgaagcgaccgctctccaggggcttcggcgatacaatgacggaagctatccttccgcactgtatccctccgccgctgagtacagtatagttcatactctcacttgcggcactgctgcgtgggaaatttcccaagcagcattgccataaagtgagcgtaatgaactaaagtaacctcttcagtgatgcactgcaggagccattatcttctgtcagtgtcactggaggcctatagaacggtgacatcacccgatgtcactgttccacaggggaaatcgtcgtgggacactcattattaattggactacgttggaaagggagtatatggttggtttattatttttttgcaggcaatcgagggcgtcgcaggaattaggcgtGCTTGTAAGTATGGGGAAATTAagaaaattaaaatactttttttctggctgtgtttttttaactctttcactactataggattagtaatggataggtgtcttattcaagcctctccattactaaccgggcttaatgtcaccttacaatacaaaggtgacattaaccccttattacctcatatgccaccgctacagggcagtgggaaaagagatgctaagtgccagaattggtgcatcgtacagatgcgccatttctggggcggctgggagctggtTTTTGTAGCTGTgggggaatatccatggccccttcctaggctatgaatatcagcccacagctgtctgcgtagcctttccggctacaaaatataggggaaccccacgtcattttttttgggggggtccccctattttaatagccagtaaaggctatgctgacagctacgggctgatattcagagcctgggaaggggccatgggtattacccccttcccaggctacaaatattggccccctgttttccccctctggcgcagaaaattgtgcgggagcccacgccatttttttcccatttttgttcaaaattaaacatattgttcatggctttaaacatcggccttgcgattatatatctatggatatatttatagatatatctatagatggatatctatggatatatctgtagatatatctatcgatatatttatatatttatgtatagatacatagatatatctatccatatatctatctacatctatccatagatatatctatagatagatatatgaatatatatatctatagatctatctcattccttctatctatctatctatctctcattccttctatctatcatctttctcaTTCCTTCTATTATCTAttgatctgtgtgtaatggagtgtgggttggacaataaATTACATCATAAATTTTTttatgttcaataatagatctttatttagctttcaaaaacgcatcaaatccgcacaaaaaaatgcacctgcgttttctgccaagagatgcggattcagtgcggaaaagtccgcaggcaaatccgcaacgtgtgcacatagccttcaaaTCCGTCAGTCAGCCAGCTATGGTGGTGTGAAGGGGAGTTTGTAACTCTTCTATTTTTTTCCGAGCTCCTCTGAGCTAATTTATGACCACATCACAGTTGAGTGTGCAGGGAAAGAAATAGCCTGTAAAACCAAACTATGGacattttttaatgaaacccactTGCCAAAAGtgcccctttaagggtatgtgcacacgttgtggatttgtgtgtggatttttccgtgcagaatctgaaaaatccgcaggtaaaacgccctgcggatttaccacggtttttgtgcggattccacctgcggttttacacctatggattcctattgaggagcaggtgtaaaccgctgcggaatccgcacaaagaattgccatgctgcggaatgtaaaccgcagcgtttccgctcggttttttccgcagcatgtgccctgcggattgcgttttccataggtttacatggtactgtacaacgcatggaaaactgctgcagatccgcagcggccaatccgcaacgtgtgcacatggcctcagagAGTACAAGTATGTCCTGGGACTTGTGCATTTGCAGTGGGACTTCCAAAATCTCATGGATTTTCCTCCTGTCGGCAATTAAAAACTGCAGCATgatatttttttagtatttttctttcacccgtagaaagcaaagAGAGAGCACAAAACGCAACAAatgggttttgatgcatttttgcagcACTTTACGTGATCACACATGTAATCCATGCCCAAAAGTACAGCTATGTTTTTATCTTACCGTTTTTTTCCTGCCAGACAGCAGGTTtaggctgcagaaaaaaacgctgtgtgtgaatATAAGCTTACACAGCCCACACCAGGCATTGACAGCAGCGACAGGAGCTAGATCCAATCCCTGCTGTTTAAAGAGGAGCTGTCGGCAGGCACTGCTCCCGGTCTGTGGGCGGCCTGTGTCACtcctgtatgatctcagccagtgGCTCTGAAGGCGTCACACAGAAAGAAGAGCAACATCTGATATGTGCCGACTATGGCTGGcccgcatgtatcagctgtcacctTCATGGTCAATGTTTAacagcatttaaagggacactgtcagtaCAGAATGGCTGTTCAAATTAAGTCCCACCGCTCTGAGAGTCATGGCCAATCATCCCCCccgcttctttgattgacagctctggcttcataggccAGAGAAGGGCGGTGATAGAagcaaaacaagcaggtgggaaggtgtatagaaGTGATTGGCCCCACTGGGAGGCATcgcttgtgcttggtttgaacaatcattctgtgctgacagggtccctttaagtgACTCTCCCATGTAAGCATTCAGCGACTGTGGGGAACTGATGGGTTCCAAAGCtgcataaggctaagttcacattagcgttcgggggctttgcggagggttgCACACGTCCtccgttaagctccgcctacttctgcatgcgtcctgcgtacctatctttaacattgggtatgcaggacatgcagatgtatgGGGATGCATTGTTTTGAAGCGCCTGACCGCACAGGAACGCAACAAGTTGTGCCTTGTGCGGACGGCgtgcgtcaaaacaatgcatccCCATAcatctgcatacccaatgttaaagatag
This window contains:
- the LOC138641955 gene encoding cryptochrome DASH-like; translated protein: MAAPGRTIICLLRNDLRYHDNEVLLWAHRNADHIVPLYCFDPRHYLGTHYYNFPKTGPHRLKFLLESVQDLRNTLQKKGSNLLLRRGQPENVIEDLIKQIGAVSAVALQEEATKEELDVEKSVKQVCTQHGVRFHTIWGSTLYHREDLPFRHISSLPDVYTQFRKAVEAQSKVRPTLQMPEKVKSLPPDLEDGSVPTVDDFGQQEPLTDPRSAFPCSGGESQALQRLQHYFWDSNLVASYKDSRNGLIGVDYSTKFAPWLALGCISPRYISEQIRKYEQERTANQSTYWVIFELLWRDYFRFVALKYGRRIFFLRGLQDKDVPWKKDLKQFDAWKEGRTGVPFVDANMRELAMTGFMSNRGR